Proteins encoded in a region of the Devosia sp. RR2S18 genome:
- a CDS encoding methylated-DNA--[protein]-cysteine S-methyltransferase, whose translation MNQITPFSAADDYDIIRSAIRYLSENGPDVADLPGFARGVGLSERQLTDLFRRWCGLSPKSFAQAVALDHAKSLLRAQESVLDTTYEVGLSSTSRLHDLFVTYEAMPPGVFRAGGAGCDMMWGVAPSPFGTAVATATEYGISGLGFADADTTIEQAFQDLARRWPNARFHREDARLAPLVAQIFEPSRWSAEQPVRVVLIGTDFEVKVWETLLKIPVGRATTYQSVANQIGRPTASRAVGAAVGKNPVSFVVPCHRVVGASGALTGYHWGVPRKRAILGWEAGVISARH comes from the coding sequence ATGAACCAGATCACGCCTTTTTCCGCTGCGGATGATTACGACATCATCCGTTCAGCCATTCGCTACCTGTCCGAGAACGGGCCGGACGTTGCCGATCTGCCCGGCTTTGCCCGCGGGGTGGGGTTGAGCGAGCGGCAGCTTACCGACCTTTTCCGGCGCTGGTGTGGGCTCTCTCCCAAGAGTTTCGCGCAAGCCGTCGCTCTTGATCATGCCAAATCGCTGCTGCGGGCGCAGGAAAGCGTGCTCGACACCACCTATGAGGTGGGCCTGTCATCGACCTCGCGGCTGCATGATCTCTTCGTCACCTATGAAGCCATGCCCCCCGGCGTTTTCCGCGCCGGCGGAGCAGGATGCGACATGATGTGGGGCGTGGCGCCGTCGCCCTTCGGCACGGCGGTCGCCACGGCCACTGAATACGGTATCTCGGGCCTGGGCTTTGCCGACGCCGATACCACGATCGAGCAGGCATTTCAGGATCTGGCGCGACGCTGGCCCAATGCGCGGTTTCACCGCGAGGATGCCCGCTTGGCGCCGTTGGTCGCGCAGATTTTTGAGCCCAGCCGGTGGTCGGCGGAGCAGCCGGTCCGCGTGGTGCTGATCGGCACCGATTTCGAGGTGAAAGTCTGGGAGACGCTGCTTAAGATCCCGGTGGGACGTGCCACCACCTATCAGAGCGTCGCCAACCAGATCGGCCGTCCCACCGCTTCGCGCGCAGTTGGCGCCGCCGTGGGCAAGAACCCGGTTAGCTTCGTTGTGCCCTGTCATCGGGTGGTGGGGGCCAGCGGTGCGCTCACCGGCTATCATTGGGGCGTGCCGCGCAAGCGCGCGATCTTGGGGTGGGAGGCAGGCGTTATTTCCGCCCGCCACTGA
- a CDS encoding 2,3-bisphosphoglycerate-dependent phosphoglycerate mutase: MTGTLILVRHGQSEWNLKNLFTGWRNPNLTEKGIEEARATGKAIKGAGIVPDLYYTSALRRAQHTLDLMLEEMGVDNVTITRNIALNERDYGDLAGLNKDDAREKWGEEQVHIWRRSYDVPPPGGESLKDTAARTLPYYESEILPQLQAGKTVLIAAHGNSLRALVMAIEGLTPDEILAREIATGEPTVYEIGGDGKLERKVTLHAPA, encoded by the coding sequence ATGACCGGCACTTTGATCCTCGTGCGGCACGGCCAGAGCGAGTGGAACCTGAAGAACCTCTTCACCGGCTGGCGCAATCCGAACCTAACGGAGAAAGGCATCGAGGAGGCCCGCGCTACGGGCAAGGCCATCAAAGGGGCCGGAATCGTGCCCGACCTCTACTACACCTCCGCCCTGCGTCGGGCACAGCACACGCTCGACCTGATGCTTGAGGAGATGGGCGTCGACAATGTCACCATCACCCGCAACATTGCGCTGAATGAGCGGGACTACGGGGATCTCGCCGGGCTCAACAAGGACGATGCGCGCGAAAAATGGGGCGAAGAGCAGGTCCATATCTGGCGCCGGTCCTATGATGTACCGCCTCCGGGTGGCGAGAGCCTCAAGGACACGGCGGCCCGCACCCTGCCCTATTACGAAAGCGAGATCTTGCCCCAGCTGCAGGCCGGCAAGACCGTCCTTATTGCTGCCCACGGCAATTCGCTGCGGGCACTCGTGATGGCGATCGAGGGACTGACGCCCGATGAGATCCTCGCCCGCGAGATTGCTACCGGCGAACCGACCGTTTACGAGATCGGCGGCGACGGCAAGCTCGAGCGCAAGGTGACGCTGCACGCACCTGCGTAA
- the dapB gene encoding 4-hydroxy-tetrahydrodipicolinate reductase, producing MQMAGLKVVVAGAGGRMGAANIRAVTAHPHLELHAALERAGSAAAGRDAGSLVGLEPLGVEVTSDFAAAVQGADVIIDFTAPGPTVEHAQAAAAQGLVHIIGTTGCSEADDRAVTQAAQAGARIVKSGNFSMGMVLLASLVKKAAAALAEYDIEILEMHHGRKVDAPSGSALMLGEAAAAGREIDLKQHSVRVRDGHTGPREAGTIGFATLRGGTVVGDHSVILAGPSERVELSHRAEDRAIFANGALRAALWAHEQAPGLYSMADVLGLND from the coding sequence TTGCAGATGGCGGGTTTGAAGGTTGTCGTAGCCGGAGCCGGCGGACGCATGGGCGCGGCCAATATCCGCGCCGTCACCGCGCACCCGCATTTGGAACTGCATGCGGCATTGGAACGCGCCGGCTCGGCCGCAGCCGGACGTGACGCCGGGAGCCTTGTTGGGCTGGAGCCGCTGGGCGTGGAAGTGACCTCCGACTTTGCGGCTGCGGTGCAAGGCGCCGACGTTATCATCGATTTCACCGCTCCTGGCCCAACCGTGGAACACGCCCAGGCAGCGGCCGCTCAAGGCTTGGTCCATATCATCGGCACGACCGGCTGCTCGGAGGCCGATGATCGCGCGGTTACTCAGGCTGCGCAGGCTGGGGCGCGGATCGTGAAATCCGGTAATTTCTCGATGGGCATGGTGCTGCTTGCAAGCCTTGTCAAAAAGGCGGCAGCGGCGCTGGCCGAATACGACATCGAGATCCTTGAAATGCACCATGGGCGGAAGGTCGATGCGCCTTCCGGGTCTGCCCTGATGCTGGGCGAAGCGGCAGCAGCGGGCCGGGAGATCGACCTCAAGCAGCATTCGGTGCGGGTTCGCGACGGCCATACCGGGCCGCGGGAAGCCGGTACGATCGGCTTTGCAACATTGCGTGGCGGCACTGTTGTGGGCGATCACTCGGTGATCCTGGCCGGCCCGTCGGAACGGGTGGAACTCAGCCATCGTGCCGAGGACCGGGCGATTTTTGCCAACGGCGCCCTGCGGGCAGCGCTTTGGGCGCATGAACAGGCACCCGGACTTTATTCCATGGCCGACGTGCTCGGCCTTAACGATTGA
- a CDS encoding VOC family protein: MTITNALAAIAVEDVADALDFYEVLFGRAPDARPMNDVAEWKTAAGGWVQVVTDADRAGASMVTLIVGDLAEELGRLSLHGLTPVAKSVGDFFKTAKFRDGDGNQIILSQPQPGTY, translated from the coding sequence ATGACCATCACCAATGCCCTCGCCGCCATCGCCGTGGAAGACGTTGCGGATGCACTCGATTTCTACGAGGTGCTGTTCGGGCGCGCTCCCGATGCCAGGCCCATGAATGATGTGGCCGAGTGGAAGACGGCGGCAGGAGGCTGGGTCCAGGTGGTCACAGATGCGGACAGGGCTGGTGCCTCCATGGTCACGCTCATTGTCGGCGATCTCGCCGAAGAGCTGGGCCGGCTGAGCCTGCATGGCTTGACGCCGGTCGCCAAGTCGGTCGGCGATTTTTTTAAGACGGCCAAGTTTCGTGACGGGGATGGCAACCAGATCATCCTCAGCCAGCCGCAGCCGGGCACCTATTAG
- the coaA gene encoding type I pantothenate kinase, translating to MNAAARSAPAPYHHFTKAEWSALRDGQPMTLSAADIERLRTLSDPISLEEAEEVYLPLTRLLSYYVEAIQGLHRVSTRFLDKPDQKVPFIIGVAGSVAVGKSTTARILQALLQRWPASPQVDLVTTDGFLYSNAELTRRGIMERKGFPESYDRGRFVQFLADIKSGKANVTVPVYSHLVYDVVEGSEIAIDRPDILIVEGLNILQPGELPKTGRPILFASDFIDFSVYIDAETEDLEAWFIERFFRLRDTAFRDPNSFFRRFAEMDDAEAGEFARMVWRTINLPNLLDNVLPTRGRADLILKKGKDHLIEDVQLRRV from the coding sequence GTGAACGCCGCCGCCCGTTCCGCTCCGGCGCCGTATCATCACTTCACCAAGGCCGAGTGGAGCGCACTGCGTGATGGCCAGCCCATGACGCTGAGCGCAGCCGACATCGAGCGCCTGCGCACGCTGTCCGATCCGATTTCGCTCGAGGAAGCCGAGGAAGTCTACCTGCCGCTGACGCGGCTCCTCTCCTACTATGTGGAGGCCATCCAGGGTCTCCATCGCGTATCCACGCGCTTTCTCGACAAGCCCGACCAGAAGGTGCCGTTTATCATCGGCGTCGCGGGTTCGGTGGCAGTGGGCAAGTCGACCACCGCGCGCATCCTGCAGGCGTTGCTGCAGCGCTGGCCGGCTAGTCCCCAGGTCGACCTCGTCACCACCGATGGGTTCCTCTACTCCAATGCCGAGCTGACCCGGCGCGGCATCATGGAGCGCAAGGGCTTTCCCGAGAGCTATGACCGCGGCCGCTTCGTGCAGTTTTTGGCAGATATCAAGTCAGGCAAGGCCAATGTGACGGTGCCGGTCTACTCACACCTTGTCTACGACGTCGTGGAGGGTAGTGAGATCGCCATCGACCGGCCCGATATCCTCATTGTCGAGGGGCTCAATATTCTCCAACCGGGCGAACTTCCCAAGACCGGCCGCCCGATCCTTTTCGCTTCGGATTTCATCGACTTCTCCGTCTATATCGACGCCGAGACGGAGGACCTCGAAGCCTGGTTCATCGAGCGGTTCTTCCGGCTGCGCGATACCGCCTTTCGCGACCCCAATTCGTTTTTCCGTCGCTTCGCCGAAATGGACGACGCGGAAGCGGGTGAGTTCGCCCGCATGGTGTGGCGGACGATTAACCTGCCCAATCTGCTGGACAACGTGCTGCCGACGCGCGGCCGTGCCGACCTGATCCTCAAAAAGGGCAAGGACCATCTGATCGAGGATGTGCAGTTGCGGCGCGTCTAA
- a CDS encoding phosphoribosyl-ATP diphosphatase, which yields MTLEELEARIATRAEASPEESYTAKLIARGMNKAAQKLGEEATEAVIAAVTGDRPELVKESADVLYHLLVVLRAAEVPLSEVMAELDQRTVQSGLAEKAARTTP from the coding sequence ATGACGCTTGAAGAACTCGAAGCCCGCATAGCGACCCGGGCCGAAGCCTCGCCCGAGGAGAGCTACACCGCCAAGCTCATCGCCCGCGGCATGAACAAGGCGGCCCAGAAGCTGGGTGAGGAGGCTACCGAAGCGGTGATTGCGGCCGTTACCGGCGACCGGCCCGAGCTCGTCAAGGAATCTGCCGATGTGCTCTATCATCTCCTCGTCGTGCTGCGCGCCGCCGAGGTGCCGTTGAGCGAAGTCATGGCCGAGCTGGACCAGCGAACGGTGCAGTCCGGCCTTGCCGAAAAGGCTGCGAGGACAACGCCGTGA
- the hisF gene encoding imidazole glycerol phosphate synthase subunit HisF, with translation MTLKTRLIPCLDVAGGRVVKGVQFVDLVDAGDPVAAAIAYDAAGADELTFLDIAASHEGRETIFDVVARTAEHCFMPVTVGGGVRSIEDIRRLLLAGADKVAINSAAVNDPDFIARAADKFGNQCIVVSVDAKQRLEQRAGGDNRSEWEIYTHGGRKPTGIDAVEFASRMVERGAGELLVTSMDRDGTKSGFDLKLTRAIADEVEVPVIASGGVGTLEHLVEGVKEGHASAVLAASIFHFGTFTIPQAKAYLREHGVDVRMDPAA, from the coding sequence ATGACCCTCAAGACCCGCCTCATTCCCTGCCTTGATGTCGCCGGTGGCCGCGTGGTCAAGGGCGTGCAGTTCGTCGACCTGGTGGATGCCGGTGATCCGGTCGCAGCTGCCATCGCCTATGATGCAGCCGGTGCTGATGAACTGACTTTTCTCGATATCGCCGCCAGCCATGAAGGGCGGGAGACCATCTTCGATGTGGTGGCGCGGACGGCCGAGCATTGCTTTATGCCCGTGACGGTGGGCGGCGGCGTCAGGAGCATCGAAGACATTCGCCGGCTGCTGCTGGCGGGGGCCGACAAGGTGGCCATCAACTCGGCTGCGGTGAACGATCCCGATTTCATCGCGCGCGCGGCCGACAAGTTCGGCAATCAGTGCATCGTCGTGTCGGTTGATGCCAAGCAGCGGCTGGAGCAGCGCGCCGGCGGCGACAACCGGTCCGAGTGGGAGATCTATACCCATGGGGGCCGCAAGCCGACCGGCATCGATGCGGTGGAATTCGCCAGCCGCATGGTTGAGCGTGGGGCGGGCGAATTGCTGGTGACCTCGATGGATCGGGACGGCACCAAGTCCGGCTTCGACCTCAAGCTCACCCGTGCCATCGCCGATGAAGTCGAGGTGCCGGTGATCGCCTCAGGCGGCGTCGGCACGCTGGAGCATTTGGTGGAAGGCGTGAAGGAGGGCCATGCCAGCGCCGTGCTTGCCGCCTCCATTTTCCACTTTGGGACCTTCACCATTCCCCAGGCCAAGGCCTATCTGCGTGAGCATGGCGTCGACGTGCGCATGGACCCGGCCGCCTGA
- the hisA gene encoding 1-(5-phosphoribosyl)-5-[(5-phosphoribosylamino)methylideneamino]imidazole-4-carboxamide isomerase yields the protein MILFPAIDLKDGQCVRLKLGDMAQATIFNDDPAAQAKSFEDQGFEYLHVVDLNGAFAGESVNGSAVEAILKTVSFPVQLGGGIRTLHHIETWLEKGLARVILGTVAVRDPALVKEAARRFPGQVAVGIDARSGMVAVEGWAETSELSVIELAKRFEGAGVAAIIYTDIDRDGVLAGINWESTLELARATSIPVIASGGLASMDDIERMTQPDYRVLAGAISGRALYDGRIDSREALARLKAAA from the coding sequence ATGATCCTTTTTCCCGCCATCGATCTCAAGGACGGCCAGTGCGTGCGCCTCAAGCTAGGCGACATGGCCCAGGCGACCATCTTTAATGACGATCCGGCTGCCCAGGCCAAGAGCTTCGAGGATCAGGGCTTCGAGTATCTGCACGTTGTTGATCTCAACGGCGCCTTTGCCGGCGAGAGCGTCAATGGCTCTGCGGTCGAAGCCATTCTCAAAACGGTCAGTTTTCCGGTGCAGCTCGGCGGCGGTATTCGCACGCTCCATCACATTGAAACTTGGCTCGAAAAGGGGCTGGCGCGGGTGATCCTCGGCACCGTGGCAGTGCGGGATCCGGCGCTGGTCAAGGAAGCCGCGCGGCGTTTTCCCGGTCAGGTGGCGGTGGGCATCGACGCGCGGAGCGGCATGGTTGCGGTGGAAGGTTGGGCCGAGACCTCCGAGCTATCGGTCATCGAACTGGCCAAGCGTTTTGAGGGCGCAGGCGTTGCCGCCATCATTTATACCGACATTGATCGGGACGGTGTTTTGGCCGGCATCAATTGGGAGTCTACACTAGAGCTGGCGCGGGCTACTTCCATTCCGGTGATCGCCTCGGGTGGCCTCGCCTCCATGGACGATATCGAGCGCATGACCCAGCCGGACTATCGGGTGCTGGCAGGCGCTATTTCCGGCCGGGCGCTCTATGATGGCCGGATTGATTCACGTGAAGCACTGGCCCGGCTCAAGGCGGCAGCGTGA
- the hisH gene encoding imidazole glycerol phosphate synthase subunit HisH, with protein sequence MSAVTIIDYGAGNLHSAAKAFERMAVAVGEIEILVTADPEQVRSADRIMLPGVGAFADCKAGLDAVPGMVEVLEERVIRAGVPFLGVCVGMQLMASEGREKAVTPGLGWIPGAVEKIRPTDPALKIPHMGWNTIDIAHPHELLTGIAGGPDGLHAYFVHSYHLVAEDENMRVATTDYGGPLTACVARDNMFGAQFHPEKSQTLGLRLIENFMRWTP encoded by the coding sequence ATGAGTGCTGTCACGATCATTGATTATGGGGCGGGCAATCTACACTCGGCCGCCAAGGCGTTCGAGCGCATGGCGGTGGCCGTCGGCGAAATCGAAATCCTCGTGACCGCCGATCCTGAACAGGTCCGCAGCGCTGACCGCATCATGCTGCCCGGAGTTGGGGCCTTTGCCGATTGCAAGGCCGGTCTCGACGCCGTGCCGGGGATGGTAGAGGTGCTCGAGGAGCGGGTGATCCGCGCTGGCGTGCCTTTTCTGGGCGTCTGTGTCGGCATGCAGCTGATGGCCTCGGAAGGTCGCGAGAAGGCGGTAACCCCGGGCCTTGGCTGGATCCCCGGGGCGGTCGAGAAGATCCGACCGACTGACCCTGCCCTCAAGATCCCGCACATGGGGTGGAACACCATCGACATCGCTCACCCCCATGAGCTCTTGACGGGTATTGCCGGTGGCCCCGACGGTCTCCATGCCTATTTCGTCCATTCCTACCATCTGGTGGCGGAAGACGAGAACATGCGGGTAGCGACGACGGATTATGGTGGACCGCTGACCGCCTGTGTCGCGCGTGACAATATGTTTGGCGCGCAGTTCCATCCGGAGAAGTCGCAGACACTAGGTCTGCGGCTGATCGAGAATTTCATGAGGTGGACGCCGTGA
- a CDS encoding DUF2628 domain-containing protein, producing MTLYAIFDPKLGAAAVPAAIPDRFSWLAALLPPIFALVYGLWLELLAFIALVLALRLSWGWLGEDAVVALYFLVTVAIGFAAPGLRRQALRRRGWRYRGEMVAPSMELAQLEALR from the coding sequence TTGACCCTCTATGCCATTTTCGATCCTAAGCTCGGTGCAGCTGCCGTGCCTGCAGCGATTCCGGACCGGTTCTCCTGGCTTGCGGCACTCCTGCCACCGATCTTTGCCTTGGTGTATGGCTTGTGGCTGGAGTTGCTCGCCTTTATCGCCCTGGTGCTGGCGCTGCGATTGAGCTGGGGCTGGCTGGGTGAGGACGCGGTCGTGGCGCTCTATTTTCTGGTGACAGTCGCCATCGGGTTTGCCGCGCCCGGACTACGGCGGCAGGCGCTGCGGCGCCGCGGCTGGCGCTACCGGGGCGAGATGGTCGCCCCCAGCATGGAATTGGCGCAGTTGGAGGCCCTACGATGA
- the hisB gene encoding imidazoleglycerol-phosphate dehydratase HisB: MRTATIARQTNETEISVSINLDGTGVHQMATGVGFFDHMLDQLSRHSLIDMDVSCKGDLHIDFHHTVEDVGIALGQAIKQALGDKKGIRRYASSDLPMDGTLTRAALDVSGRPFLVFRAEFSRDKIGEIDTELFREFFQAFAMNAGITLHLENFYADNNHHLAESMFKAVARALREAVEIDPRAGDRVPSTKGTL, from the coding sequence ATGCGCACCGCCACTATCGCCCGCCAAACCAACGAGACCGAGATCTCCGTCTCGATCAATCTCGACGGCACCGGCGTTCATCAGATGGCGACCGGCGTCGGCTTCTTCGACCACATGCTGGACCAGCTGAGCCGTCATTCGCTGATCGATATGGACGTGTCCTGCAAGGGTGATCTGCATATCGACTTTCACCACACGGTGGAGGATGTCGGCATCGCGCTCGGCCAAGCCATCAAGCAGGCCCTGGGCGACAAGAAGGGCATCCGCCGCTATGCCTCGAGCGACCTGCCGATGGACGGGACGTTGACGCGCGCGGCGCTCGATGTGTCGGGCCGGCCCTTTCTCGTGTTCCGGGCCGAGTTCTCGCGCGACAAGATCGGCGAGATCGACACCGAGCTCTTCCGCGAATTCTTCCAGGCCTTCGCGATGAATGCTGGCATCACGCTCCACCTCGAGAACTTCTACGCCGACAACAACCATCATTTGGCCGAGTCGATGTTCAAGGCCGTGGCGCGCGCGCTGCGGGAGGCGGTGGAGATCGACCCCCGTGCCGGAGATCGGGTGCCCTCGACCAAGGGAACCCTCTGA
- the hslV gene encoding ATP-dependent protease subunit HslV produces MSENTFPGWHGTTIVSVRKGKKVVVAGDGQVSMGQTVMKHGAKKVRRLANGKVIGGFAGATADAFTLFERLETKLEQYPDQLMRAAVELAKDWRTDRYLRKLEAMMIVADKSETLVLTGTGDVLTPDYGVTAIGSGGNYALSAALALAQNTEMDAEDIARQAMKIAEQICVYTNGNVTLEAIELGA; encoded by the coding sequence ATGAGTGAGAACACATTTCCCGGCTGGCACGGGACGACGATCGTTTCCGTGCGCAAGGGCAAAAAGGTCGTGGTGGCCGGCGATGGCCAGGTTTCCATGGGCCAGACCGTGATGAAGCATGGCGCCAAGAAGGTTCGCCGTCTTGCTAATGGCAAGGTTATCGGCGGTTTTGCCGGCGCGACCGCCGACGCCTTCACCTTATTCGAGCGGCTCGAAACCAAGCTCGAGCAATACCCCGACCAGTTGATGCGCGCTGCCGTCGAGCTGGCCAAGGACTGGCGCACCGATCGTTATCTGCGCAAGCTTGAAGCCATGATGATCGTGGCCGACAAGAGCGAGACCCTGGTCCTCACCGGCACCGGCGACGTCCTTACCCCTGACTATGGCGTTACCGCCATTGGTTCTGGCGGCAACTACGCCCTCTCGGCGGCGCTGGCATTGGCGCAGAACACCGAGATGGACGCTGAGGATATTGCTCGGCAGGCCATGAAGATCGCCGAGCAGATCTGCGTCTACACCAACGGCAATGTTACGCTCGAAGCTATCGAGCTGGGCGCGTGA
- a CDS encoding GNAT family N-acetyltransferase yields MTRSVRRLTVADLDAYRAIRLEGLREAPEAFGSSYEETSGQPETYYRAILERLAVFGGFGPDGALLGVVAFARREGIKARHAADMISVYVRPEGRGTGLARALIDAVVEHARHHVIQLHLGVGTYNTPAIRLYQRAGFAICGTEPRALFVNGRFIDEHQMVRFLDKAPGEDQ; encoded by the coding sequence GTGACACGTTCCGTCCGGCGGCTGACCGTCGCTGATCTCGACGCCTATCGGGCCATTCGGCTCGAGGGCTTGCGGGAGGCGCCCGAAGCTTTCGGCTCCTCCTATGAGGAGACCAGCGGACAGCCGGAAACCTACTACCGCGCCATCCTCGAGCGCTTGGCCGTGTTCGGTGGTTTTGGCCCGGACGGGGCGCTCCTCGGCGTAGTCGCCTTTGCCCGCCGCGAAGGCATCAAGGCGCGGCACGCCGCGGACATGATCTCGGTCTATGTCCGGCCCGAGGGTCGCGGTACCGGTTTGGCGAGGGCGCTGATCGACGCCGTGGTGGAACATGCCCGGCACCACGTGATCCAGCTCCATCTCGGCGTTGGCACCTACAACACCCCCGCTATCCGGCTCTACCAGCGGGCGGGATTTGCAATCTGCGGCACGGAGCCCCGTGCGCTTTTCGTGAACGGTCGATTTATCGACGAACACCAGATGGTGCGCTTTCTCGACAAGGCACCTGGAGAAGACCAATGA
- the hslU gene encoding ATP-dependent protease ATPase subunit HslU gives MSETNFSPREIVSELDRNIVGQHDAKRAVAVALRNRWRRQQLPPELRREVSPKNILMIGPTGVGKTEISRRLARLAQAPFIKVEATKFTEVGYVGRDVEQIIRDLVEAGITVLRDKRRRDVQAQAHHNAEERVLDALVGSSAAPSTRDSFRRKLRENELDDKEIEIEMTPAAPSGFDIPGMPNGGIGMINLSDMFKQAMGGRGVKRKVKVKDAYEPLIAEEADKLLDQDQLKSEAIELVENHGIVFIDEIDKVAHREGGAQGGPSREGVQRDLLPLIEGTTVSTKYGPVNTDHILFIASGAFHVSKPSDLLPELQGRLPIRVELKALTREDFIGILNDTEASLIKQYVALMGTEGVTLDFTSDAIEAIADAAVKVNGSVENIGARRLQTVMERLVEDISFEAPDKAGETITIDAAFVREKVGVLAGDSDLSKFVL, from the coding sequence ATGAGTGAGACCAATTTTTCCCCGCGCGAGATCGTTTCCGAGCTCGACCGCAACATCGTGGGGCAGCATGATGCCAAGCGCGCCGTGGCCGTGGCGCTGCGCAATCGGTGGCGTCGCCAGCAGCTCCCCCCTGAATTGCGCCGCGAAGTCAGCCCCAAGAACATCCTGATGATCGGGCCCACCGGCGTGGGCAAGACCGAGATTTCGCGCCGCCTCGCGCGGCTGGCGCAGGCTCCCTTCATCAAGGTCGAAGCCACCAAGTTCACCGAAGTGGGCTATGTCGGCCGCGACGTCGAGCAGATCATCCGTGATCTTGTAGAAGCCGGCATCACCGTGCTCCGTGACAAGCGCCGCCGTGACGTGCAGGCGCAGGCGCACCACAATGCCGAAGAACGCGTGCTTGATGCGCTGGTCGGCTCCTCCGCTGCCCCCTCAACGCGCGATAGCTTCCGTCGCAAGCTGCGCGAGAACGAACTCGACGACAAGGAAATCGAGATCGAGATGACCCCGGCGGCTCCTTCGGGGTTCGACATCCCGGGCATGCCCAATGGCGGCATCGGCATGATCAATCTATCCGATATGTTCAAGCAGGCCATGGGTGGGCGCGGCGTCAAACGCAAGGTCAAGGTCAAGGACGCCTATGAGCCGCTGATCGCTGAAGAAGCCGACAAGCTGCTCGATCAGGACCAGCTCAAGAGCGAAGCCATCGAGCTCGTGGAAAACCACGGCATCGTCTTCATCGACGAGATCGACAAGGTGGCCCATCGCGAAGGCGGTGCCCAGGGCGGTCCGTCCCGTGAAGGTGTGCAGCGCGACCTGCTGCCGTTGATCGAAGGCACCACCGTCTCGACCAAATATGGCCCGGTCAACACCGACCACATCCTCTTTATCGCTTCTGGCGCCTTCCACGTCAGCAAGCCCAGCGATCTCCTGCCCGAACTACAGGGCCGCCTACCCATCCGGGTCGAACTCAAGGCTCTCACGCGCGAGGATTTCATTGGCATCCTCAATGACACCGAGGCCAGTCTCATTAAGCAATATGTGGCGCTGATGGGCACCGAGGGAGTAACGCTGGATTTCACCTCCGATGCCATCGAGGCGATTGCCGACGCTGCGGTCAAGGTCAACGGCTCGGTCGAAAATATCGGCGCCCGCCGCCTTCAGACTGTCATGGAGCGACTGGTCGAAGACATCAGCTTCGAGGCCCCCGACAAGGCGGGCGAGACCATCACCATCGACGCGGCCTTTGTTCGCGAAAAGGTTGGGGTGCTTGCCGGCGACAGCGACCTCAGCAAGTTCGTGCTCTAG
- a CDS encoding helix-turn-helix domain-containing protein: MTPLGAKIRQLRDERGISLKEMAAALNVSSAYLSALEHGKRGKPTGFLLHRMIAFFNVIWDEAEELQRLAEISDPKVTIDTGGLVPEATELTNRLAGEIRRLDTEDLRFLRDELVRRAGRKR; this comes from the coding sequence ATGACCCCGCTTGGCGCCAAGATCCGGCAGTTGCGGGACGAACGAGGCATCTCGCTTAAGGAGATGGCCGCCGCGCTGAATGTTTCAAGTGCCTACCTCTCGGCACTCGAGCATGGCAAACGCGGCAAGCCGACTGGCTTCCTCCTTCACCGCATGATCGCCTTTTTCAACGTCATCTGGGATGAGGCGGAGGAACTGCAGCGCCTCGCCGAAATCAGCGATCCCAAGGTGACTATCGACACAGGCGGACTGGTTCCCGAGGCGACCGAACTCACCAACCGTCTGGCCGGCGAGATTAGGCGGCTGGACACCGAGGATCTGCGGTTCCTACGGGACGAGCTGGTGCGGCGCGCCGGGCGGAAGCGCTAA